TCTCGCTGCTCTCCGACGAGGAGCGCGTCGAGCGCCTGTTGGAGCAGAACGGCGGGCGGATGAAGCAGGCCACGATCGTCGACGAGACCGGCTGGTCGGACGCGAAGGTCTCGCAGTTGCTGTCGACGATGGCCGACGAGGGGCGAGTCGACAAGCTCCGACTCGGCCGCGAGAACCTGATCTCGCTTCCGGACGACGAGGCGGGCGCCGACGACGGCGCGGACGAAAGTCAGTGAGGTAGGTCGGGACGGAACGGGGCGGGACGGTCCGCGATCGGCTTTTCGCTTCCGGAACCTCTTTTGCCGCGCCATCCTCAGCGACGGGTAATGGAGTACCTGGAGCGTCGGGTGTCGATGGTCGAAGAGCGCCTCGAGGAGGTCGTCGAGGCGGTCGACCCCCCGGAGCTGTCCGACGAGGTCGCACACGTCGCGCTGGCGGGCGGCAAGCGCGTCCGCCCCGCCGTGACGGTACTCACGTGCGAGGCCTGCGGCGGCGACCCCGCGGACGCGGTCGACTTCGCGGTCGCGGTCGAGTTGGTCCACAACGCGTCGCTCGTCATCGACGACATCATCGACCGCTCGGACGTCCGCCGGGGGACGGCGAGCGCGTGGGCGGAGTACGGGTACGGCCCGGCGATCATCGCCTCAGACGGCCTCCTCGGCGAGGCCTTCGCGCTGCTCTCGGCGAACGACCACGCGACTCAGATCGTCGCCGAGGCGATGGTCGAGCTGGGCGAGGGCGAGGCCACCGAACTCGTCGCGCGGCCGACGAATGAGCACGAGTATATGGAGCTCGCGCGCCGGAAGACGGGCGCGCTGTTCCGCGCGGCGGCCGAGCTCGGCGCCGTCGCCGGCGACGCCGATCCCTTCACCGTCGAGGCGTTCGGGGAGTACGCCGAGCGGGTCGGCGTCGCGTTCCAGATCCGCGACGACGTGCTCGACGCGACGGCCGACGCAGAGGAACTGGGCAAGCCGACGGGCCAGGACGCCGAGATGGACCGGCCGTCGCTGGTGCAGGTCACGAAGCTCTCCGCCGAGGAGGCGAACGAGCGGGCCCACGACCAGTCCGAGCAGGCGCTCGACGCGCTGGAGGCCTCGAACGTCGGCGACAGCGAACCGCTCGGCTACCTCCAGGACCTGGCCGAGTTCGTCGTCGTCCGCGAGCGGTAAGCGGACCGGAATCGACAGCCGGCGACGCCGAGGACGCGTCGTCGATCTCAGAAGCTACCCCTTCGTCGCGTCCGCGGCCGTCGGGAACCGCGACTCCGCGATCGCGAACGCGAGCGTGCTGAACACGCCCAGCAGCGTCCCGACCGTGAGCCCGATCGCCAGCTGCGTCATCGTGAACGACTGCACCCCCGCGGCGTCCGGCGGGAGGAAGAAGCCCGAGACGACGTAGAGCACGACCGCGATGGCGACGACGTAGAAGGGCGCGTTCAGGTAGCGCCACTTGAACCGGTCCGAGAGGTACTCGTCGGTCACCTGCCCCAGGCTGGAGGTGACGCCCGCGGCCGCGAACCACTGGACCGCGCCGTGGACGAGCGCCGCGAGCACGATCGGCGGCGTCGGGTCGGCGACGGTCGCGCGCACGGTCTCGAAGAGCGCGTAGCCGCGGAAGCCGCCGACGACGAGCAAGGCCGCGGCGGCGACGTAGGTGATGAGCGTGACCCGGCCCTCGTAGAGGACTTCCCGGATCCGGTTTGCGGTGTCGTCGACGGCGTCCTCCAGGCCGAGCCCACGGAAGAGGGTGTACAGACCCAAGAGCGCCGAGATGACGCCGAGGACGACCGCGCCGGGGACGTCGAAGAGGCTCGCGATCGTGACGAACGGGTAGATGAGAAGCAGGATCCCGAGCGGGACCAGAATCGTCCCGCGGGTCTCCGGGTCGGCGAGGACCTGCTTCATCGTGTAGTACATCGACTCCAGATCCTGCGCCTGGCGGACGACGACGCGGCGCACGCTGTCGATGGGGACCCGCGAGCGGACGATCGGCAGCACCGACTCGTCCTGGGCGCCGTCTGTGATGACGATGGCGCTCACGTTCTCGCCGGTCGACAGGCCCGCGAGCACGCGGTCGATCTCCTCGCCGATCGCGCGGTTGGCCTTTACGTCGCCGCCCTGGGTCCCCGTGACCGCCGCGACCGTGACCTCCTCGTCGACGTCGGGGTCCTCGTCGAGGTCGTCGTACTCGTGGATCCCCTGAAAGAGGACGTTGACGTCGGAGTCCTCCGGGTCCGCGGTCGCGAGGGCGACGGCGGCCGACTCGACGGCCTCGCGGCTGACGACGGGGGTGTCGAGCCCCGTCTTCCGGCCGAGGTCGTCGTCGAGGTCGACACAGAGGACCAGCAGCATCCATCGAGCATACGCCATCGGAGTATATCTGTTTTCGGGACCGGCGGCTCCGCGTTCCACATAGCACGACTTTTGAGGCTCCGACAGGTACCGTAAGTCGAATGATCTCGAAGGGCTGTGAGCAGTGCGCGAAGGGGGGCAAGATGGTGCTCTTCGTCTACGGTTACTGCGACCAGCGCGACTGCTTTTACTGCCCGCTCGGCGAGAACCGCAAGAACGTCACCGACGTCTACGCCAACGAACGCCTCGTCGAGTCCGACGAGGACGTGATCGAGGAGGCAAAGCGGATGAACGCCCTGGGGACCTCGATCACCGGCGGCGAGCCCCAGGAGGCGATGGCGAAGACGACGCGGTACCTCTCGCTGTTGAAAGACGAGTTCGGCGAGGACCACCACACGCACCTCTACACCGGCATCACCGGCGGCCGGGAGAATATGCGCCGCCTCTCGGAGGCGGGGCTCGACGAGATCCGGTTCCACCCGCCGTACGAGCTGTGGGGCGACCTCCACGGGACCGAGTGGGAGGACATCCTCTACATCGCTCGCGAGGAGGGACTCACGCCCGCGTTCGAGATCCCCGGGATCCGCGCCGAAGCGGAGTTCCTGGAGTTCCTCGACGAGGGCGCCGCGGAGTTCTGCAACATCAACGAGTTCGAGATGAGCGACGGCAACTACCGCCGGATGCAAGAGCAGGGCTACGAACTCCAGGAGAACCACATGTCCGCCGTCGACGGCTCGAAAGAGGAGATCCTGGAGACGATGGGCGACCACGAGCGGGTGTACTTCTGCACCTCCGTGTTCAAAGACGCCGCGCAACACCGGAACCGCCTCAAGCGGATGGCCCGGAACATCCGGCGGCCGTTCGACGAGGTGACGGACGACGGGACGCTCGTCTACGGCAAGACCTGGATCCCGCCGGAGGAACTCGACGCCCTCGGCGTGCCCGAGGAGTTCTACACCGTCAAGTCCGATCACGTCGAGGTGGCGTGGTGGCTCCTCGAAGAGATGATCGAGGAGGGCGACGTCCCCGAGGGCGAGATCGTCGAGCAGTATCCGACCGTCGAGGGGACGGTCGTCGAGCGAACGCCGCTGGCGTAGTCTCGCGAGAGCGAGAGCGGCCGAGCCGGCAGGCGAGGCTTTTGGTCCAGGTTTTGCCGAGCGAGCGTCGCGAGCGCAGCGCAAAAGCTGGGAGCGGGACGGTCG
This is a stretch of genomic DNA from Halobellus sp. MBLA0158. It encodes these proteins:
- a CDS encoding radical SAM protein — its product is MISKGCEQCAKGGKMVLFVYGYCDQRDCFYCPLGENRKNVTDVYANERLVESDEDVIEEAKRMNALGTSITGGEPQEAMAKTTRYLSLLKDEFGEDHHTHLYTGITGGRENMRRLSEAGLDEIRFHPPYELWGDLHGTEWEDILYIAREEGLTPAFEIPGIRAEAEFLEFLDEGAAEFCNINEFEMSDGNYRRMQEQGYELQENHMSAVDGSKEEILETMGDHERVYFCTSVFKDAAQHRNRLKRMARNIRRPFDEVTDDGTLVYGKTWIPPEELDALGVPEEFYTVKSDHVEVAWWLLEEMIEEGDVPEGEIVEQYPTVEGTVVERTPLA
- a CDS encoding polyprenyl synthetase family protein, with the protein product MEYLERRVSMVEERLEEVVEAVDPPELSDEVAHVALAGGKRVRPAVTVLTCEACGGDPADAVDFAVAVELVHNASLVIDDIIDRSDVRRGTASAWAEYGYGPAIIASDGLLGEAFALLSANDHATQIVAEAMVELGEGEATELVARPTNEHEYMELARRKTGALFRAAAELGAVAGDADPFTVEAFGEYAERVGVAFQIRDDVLDATADAEELGKPTGQDAEMDRPSLVQVTKLSAEEANERAHDQSEQALDALEASNVGDSEPLGYLQDLAEFVVVRER
- a CDS encoding DUF373 family protein → MLLVLCVDLDDDLGRKTGLDTPVVSREAVESAAVALATADPEDSDVNVLFQGIHEYDDLDEDPDVDEEVTVAAVTGTQGGDVKANRAIGEEIDRVLAGLSTGENVSAIVITDGAQDESVLPIVRSRVPIDSVRRVVVRQAQDLESMYYTMKQVLADPETRGTILVPLGILLLIYPFVTIASLFDVPGAVVLGVISALLGLYTLFRGLGLEDAVDDTANRIREVLYEGRVTLITYVAAAALLVVGGFRGYALFETVRATVADPTPPIVLAALVHGAVQWFAAAGVTSSLGQVTDEYLSDRFKWRYLNAPFYVVAIAVVLYVVSGFFLPPDAAGVQSFTMTQLAIGLTVGTLLGVFSTLAFAIAESRFPTAADATKG